CTGGGGCAGAGTAATACGGGAAAACTTGAATACGTGGGCTTCGCTGGCCTCATTGATGCCCGCAAACACAAAGCCATAGGCGCCCTTGCCAATAAATTCTATGTCCCGGTAACCCAATTTGGACAGCTGCTGTTTACACAGGCGTACCCAAGCCTTGTGCTTACGGGCGTCGTCGGCCTTGAGCAGGTAGATGGATTGTTCTTCAGAAATATAGAAGTGTTGCAGCTGTGGCGTTTGGGCGGACAAAAACGGGATCCCCGGCGCTGATATTAATCCATCATTAAAGCCATATCCGCCGCAGACAGGCAAGGTATTTAGCGGCTGCCTACCCAAGTTTTTTGACCGCCATTTTGATGCAAATCAACTCCGGCGCAGACAGCACAGGCTAAGGTGTTTTTATCAATTTATACTTTGCTTAACCGCAGGCTGGCGGCGATTGAGGAGGGCAGGATGAACGCCCAAAAGAAACAACAACTGATTGAACTGTATGACTTTGCACGTAAGCGTATCATTCAGTCAATGGAGCTGAGGCACTGTCCCCATGCCGGGTTTTATAACAGTGTCGATGAGCGCTGCATCTATTGCCATCAGGGGATGGAATGCGTGTGGATGAATCACAACGACGAATTGGTCTCACTGGAAGAGAAAAGCGAAGAAGACCTTAAGCAGCAACTCTTGGTTGCAGTAGACTTTGTTGACTCCAATTTGTCGCCCTATCACCTGACCCGGCGCAAGTGTCAGTGTGAAAACTGTGTCTGGTTGCGTCAGGTGAACGAGGCATTGAACGCGCCCTGAAGCGCGCTTTGCATCCCCCAGACTTTGCCGCTAGAGTAAGGCGTCTTTTTTCGTCATAGGGGATGGTCATGGAGCCCGGATTCTGGCACGACAAGTGGCAGTCACAACAGATTGGATTTCACCAATCGGATATCAACCCATTCTTGGTCAAACACTGGGAAAGCCTGAAACTTGAAGGTAAAGGCAAGGTGTTTGTCCCCCTGTGCGGCAAATCCCTCGACATGGAATTTCTGGCCGCCCAGGGACACGAAGTTATCGGCAGTGAACTGTCTGCGTTGGCTGTGAGCCAGTTTTTTGAGGCTGCAGGTGCAAAGCCGCAAAGCCGTACCCAGGGGGAACACGTACACCACAGTGCGCAGGGTGTGACCTTGATAGAGGGTGACTTTTTCACTCTGGATGAGGAGTTGGTTGCCGGGTGCAGTGGTTTTTACGATCGCGCCGCTCTCATCGCCTGGCCAGCCGAGATGCGCATCGATTATGTGCGTAAGCTTGCCGCCTTAATTCCCGCCGGTACTCCGGGATTGCTGATTACTCTCGACTATCCCCAGGAAGCCCTGATAGGCCCACCCTTTGCGGTTTCCCCCAATTGGGTGGAAGAGTTTGTGGGAGAATATTTCGAGGTCGTAGTGCTTGAGAGCCAGGATGTGCTGGCCGATAATCCGCGCTTTGTGAAAAAAGCCGTGCCCTGGCTCAATGAGGCGGCTTATCTGCTGGTGCGTAAGTAATCTCTTTATTTCCGTTCATATCTGGCAAGGCCAGCATAAAAAAAGCGACCCATGGGGTCGCTTTTTTTGCCTTTACGGCGGTCTGGTATTTTCAGCCAGACCTGCCTGCTTGGCGAAGCCTTGACTTAGAAGTCGTAACGTACACCCACGGTGAACACGTTGTCGTCTTGCAGGTCAACACGCTGGCCAGCGGTTACGTGGCTGCCTTCATACATGGCATAGTGAGCGAACAACAGGGTAGACTTGGCTGCGCGGTAGTCGGCACCCAGAGTAATGTTGGTGACTTCGATGTCAGAACCAGACAGTGTCTTGTTTACGACTTTACCGTCAACTACTTCGGTGTACTTAACAACGTTACCATAGTACTTGCCCATGCCACTTTCATCGTAGCCATATTCGGCTTTCAGGTTTACACCGTTCAGGTTGTAAGCCACGTTGACAAAGTAAGTGTTGTTGTCGTTGCCGCTGTCCACTTTCTCGGTGTTCTGGAACAGACCGCCTACCTTGAAATCACCCAGTTTTACCTGAGCAACTGCGCGGTATGCATCGACGTTGCTGATGCCCTTGTTGTAGGCACCGGCAAGGTAGAAGTTGTGCTTCTTCAGGCCCTTGTCACCGACGGTAACAGACAACGCATACTGAGCGTCGTCGCTGCCATTGTTGTCTTCCATCAGGTAGGTGGCATTCAGGGTTACCAGGTCAGCGATCACTGGAGAGTAGTACCAGATACCGTCGGCGCTGCGGGTTTGTGCTGCAACCAAACGGTCGATATCCGCGTTGGTGTTACCGAACAGGTCCACGCCGCCTTCAGACTGCTTGAATACTGTGTCGTTGCGGCCTACCAGTACGGTACCTGCGCT
This portion of the Shewanella amazonensis SB2B genome encodes:
- a CDS encoding porin; protein product: MKKTLISASVASVMALASFGALAEGPQFYGRLDLSVTNTDVGTTVQSGTKGINTNDFANENNSGTYIENNFSWLGVKGTENISSGIDIVYQMEFQVENTSGSGDTFKPRNTYLGIKTSAGTVLVGRNDTVFKQSEGGVDLFGNTNADIDRLVAAQTRSADGIWYYSPVIADLVTLNATYLMEDNNGSDDAQYALSVTVGDKGLKKHNFYLAGAYNKGISNVDAYRAVAQVKLGDFKVGGLFQNTEKVDSGNDNNTYFVNVAYNLNGVNLKAEYGYDESGMGKYYGNVVKYTEVVDGKVVNKTLSGSDIEVTNITLGADYRAAKSTLLFAHYAMYEGSHVTAGQRVDLQDDNVFTVGVRYDF
- a CDS encoding thiopurine S-methyltransferase; this translates as MEPGFWHDKWQSQQIGFHQSDINPFLVKHWESLKLEGKGKVFVPLCGKSLDMEFLAAQGHEVIGSELSALAVSQFFEAAGAKPQSRTQGEHVHHSAQGVTLIEGDFFTLDEELVAGCSGFYDRAALIAWPAEMRIDYVRKLAALIPAGTPGLLITLDYPQEALIGPPFAVSPNWVEEFVGEYFEVVVLESQDVLADNPRFVKKAVPWLNEAAYLLVRK